CCGCGAAGCGCTGGCGCAGATACTGAGCGGCTGTCCCAACGCCGCGGTGCTGATGCTGACCGTGTCCGAGGACGGCGACGATCTGGCCGAATGCATGCGCGGCGGCGCCCGCGGCTATCTGCTGAAGAACATCAACGCCGACTTCCTGCTGGACAGCATTCGCCGCGCGGTGGACGGCGACAGCGTGCTGTCGCCGGAAATGACCGCCAAGTTGCTGGCCCGCCTGCGCCAACCGGCGGCCAAGGCCAGCGAAGCCGACGCGCTGACCCCGCGCGAACGGGAAACGCTGGGCTGGCTGGCCCGCGGCGCCAGCAACAAGGAAATCGCCCGCGCGCTGGACCTGGCCGAGAGCACGGTCAAGGTCCACGTGCAGAACATCCTGCGCAAGCTGTCGCTGAGCAGCCGGGTGCAGGCGGCGGTTTATGCCGTGGAGCATGGGCTGGATAAGGCCTGAGCCTTGCCCGGTTTGATACCCCCACAGCTATGCCATCATGGCGCGGCGCGGTCAAGGCCAACCCGCGCTCCCCTCCCATGTGTTTATGAATTCAGCGTGGAGTGACCTTGCTTAGCAGGTGGTGTGTTTTGCCCATTTTCAGG
This genomic window from Chromobacterium violaceum ATCC 12472 contains:
- a CDS encoding response regulator; translation: MTQAIRILLIDDHTLFRSGLKALLQRQDDFLVVGEAADGLDGVKQAELLKPDVVLLDLDMPVMNGREALAQILSGCPNAAVLMLTVSEDGDDLAECMRGGARGYLLKNINADFLLDSIRRAVDGDSVLSPEMTAKLLARLRQPAAKASEADALTPRERETLGWLARGASNKEIARALDLAESTVKVHVQNILRKLSLSSRVQAAVYAVEHGLDKA